One window from the genome of Microlunatus antarcticus encodes:
- a CDS encoding HAD-IA family hydrolase: MGLDGLEDKVFDAVLFDMDGTLVDSTAAVYRAWAAWAVEHGVPADLMRGHDGIPAASIVAKFLPEADREAGILRINELELNDTGGLVVLPGAAEALAALVDAPSAIATSCTMPLARARIASSGLRAPSVLVTADQVEHGKPAPDPYLLAAERLGVDPTRCLVVEDAPLGLQAARAAGCATLAVVTTTARDELRADAIVGDLSEVRFEAGADGIRVRPAV; encoded by the coding sequence GTGGGGTTGGACGGGCTCGAGGACAAGGTCTTCGACGCGGTGCTGTTCGACATGGACGGGACGCTGGTCGACTCGACCGCGGCCGTCTACCGCGCCTGGGCGGCGTGGGCGGTCGAGCACGGCGTCCCCGCGGACCTGATGCGGGGCCACGACGGGATCCCGGCGGCGAGCATCGTCGCCAAGTTCCTGCCGGAGGCGGACCGCGAGGCCGGGATCCTGCGCATCAACGAGCTCGAGCTGAACGACACCGGCGGACTGGTGGTCCTGCCGGGCGCGGCGGAGGCGCTGGCGGCCCTGGTCGACGCCCCGAGCGCCATCGCGACCTCGTGCACGATGCCGCTGGCCCGGGCGCGCATCGCCTCCTCGGGGCTGCGCGCACCGTCCGTCCTCGTCACGGCCGACCAGGTCGAGCACGGCAAGCCGGCGCCCGACCCGTACCTGCTGGCGGCGGAGCGGCTCGGCGTCGACCCGACGCGTTGCCTGGTCGTCGAGGACGCGCCGCTCGGGCTGCAGGCGGCCCGCGCGGCCGGCTGCGCGACCCTCGCGGTCGTCACCACGACGGCCCGCGACGAGCTGCGGGCCGACGCGATCGTCGGCGACCTCTCGGAGGTCCGCTTCGAGGCGGGCGCCGACGGCATCCGGGTGCGTCCGGCCGTCTGA
- a CDS encoding TetR/AcrR family transcriptional regulator — protein sequence MTDDEPRPVRGRPVSQRSRQAALDAAATLLAERGYAAFTVDEVARRSRVGKATLYRHWPDGFGLAVEAYGAAVTDRVPVLDSGDVVADLTDQVVRLAEFYASERGRVGVELIAASVSAPRGAERLRDSFFGRRRAETTTLVERGQTEGSLSTDLSATLVVDVVFGAVVFRLLNGLGPLDPAEARAVAEVVVAAVATRPGSGA from the coding sequence ATGACCGACGACGAGCCGAGGCCGGTCCGCGGGCGGCCGGTGAGCCAGCGGTCGCGCCAGGCGGCGCTCGACGCCGCCGCCACCCTGCTCGCGGAACGCGGCTACGCGGCCTTCACCGTCGACGAGGTCGCGCGGCGGTCGAGGGTCGGCAAGGCGACGCTCTACCGCCACTGGCCCGACGGCTTCGGGCTGGCCGTGGAGGCGTACGGGGCGGCGGTGACCGACCGGGTCCCGGTCCTCGACTCCGGCGACGTCGTCGCCGACCTGACCGACCAGGTCGTCCGGCTGGCGGAGTTCTACGCGAGCGAGCGCGGTCGGGTGGGCGTGGAGCTGATCGCCGCCTCGGTCAGCGCACCCCGGGGGGCGGAGCGGCTGCGGGACTCGTTCTTCGGGCGCCGGCGGGCGGAGACGACCACGCTGGTCGAGCGCGGGCAGACGGAGGGCAGTCTGAGCACGGACCTCTCGGCCACCCTCGTCGTCGACGTGGTCTTCGGCGCGGTGGTCTTCCGGCTGCTCAACGGTCTCGGACCGCTGGACCCCGCCGAGGCGCGCGCCGTCGCCGAGGTGGTGGTCGCCGCCGTCGCGACCCGGCCGGGTTCAGGCGCCTGA
- a CDS encoding transglutaminase family protein: MRLSIDHQTGFRYDSPVSSSFNEARMTPVTREGQTVWTNRITIEPTAWSFSYVDYWGTTVTTFELHEPHERLTVHAQAVVDTRGDEIAWDTERRSPRNDLGWAALRDPGVIDPMTDFLTVTSRTTPPPELAARAADVAGQAPRLAGLDVCRIVHDHLSYKRGSTTVNSTAADVWDLGTGVCQDYTHVALGALRSIGLPARYVSGYLHPGGDGSGSGTVTGESHSWVEWWCGSWVSYDPTQGQRLTDRYVRVGQGRDYGDVAPLRGTYSGGSSEMFVTVSMTELG, encoded by the coding sequence ATGAGGCTGTCGATCGACCACCAGACGGGGTTCCGCTACGACTCCCCGGTGAGCTCCTCGTTCAACGAGGCCCGGATGACGCCGGTGACCCGCGAGGGACAGACGGTCTGGACCAACCGGATCACCATCGAGCCGACGGCGTGGAGCTTCAGCTACGTCGACTACTGGGGCACGACGGTCACGACCTTCGAGCTGCACGAGCCGCACGAGCGGCTGACCGTGCACGCGCAGGCCGTCGTCGACACCCGGGGCGACGAGATCGCCTGGGACACCGAGCGGCGCAGCCCTCGCAACGACCTCGGGTGGGCGGCGCTGCGCGACCCCGGCGTCATCGACCCGATGACCGACTTCCTCACCGTCACCAGCCGGACGACGCCGCCACCGGAGCTCGCCGCCCGGGCCGCCGACGTCGCCGGCCAGGCGCCCCGGCTCGCCGGGCTCGACGTGTGCCGGATCGTGCACGACCACCTCTCGTACAAGCGCGGGTCGACCACCGTCAACAGCACCGCCGCCGACGTCTGGGACCTGGGCACCGGCGTCTGCCAGGACTACACCCACGTCGCGCTCGGTGCGCTGCGCTCGATCGGCCTGCCCGCGCGCTACGTCTCCGGCTACCTCCACCCCGGCGGGGACGGTTCCGGGAGCGGCACGGTCACCGGCGAGAGCCACTCCTGGGTCGAGTGGTGGTGCGGCAGCTGGGTCTCCTACGACCCGACGCAGGGCCAGCGGCTCACCGACCGCTACGTCCGGGTCGGCCAGGGACGTGACTACGGCGACGTGGCGCCCCTGCGCGGGACCTACTCCGGCGGCTCGTCGGAGATGTTCGTGACGGTGTCGATGACCGAGCTCGGCTGA
- a CDS encoding Gfo/Idh/MocA family protein gives MVEGAGPAGELGVGIVGVGSASSWAREAHVPAVHAAPGLRLRAVATRDAATVAQTAAELGADVGYADAQDLVDDPSVDVVTVGVPVPAHRDLILAALAAGRHVVTEWPVGTSTAQTAELAAAATAAGVRTAVDLQARLAPAAVRARRLLADGALGRVTAVSVYSSTAAFGPVVPAGARYLEDPKSGMNLTTIQAAHTLDLVASLFGGLASFATLRTVQHPDVTVAGSDPVDHLRRTVPDHVLVQGRLLSGAALAVEVSGGRAPEAPFRLEVRGERGSLVLSGGGPRGFQASRLRLERDGSVEVLDEAGTQDLPDPVVNVARVYATFAAELRGGGTGESESAPDFDDALRLAHLLDDLVRSDEERRTVEPPAPWPR, from the coding sequence ATGGTCGAAGGTGCGGGTCCAGCGGGCGAGCTGGGCGTGGGGATCGTCGGCGTGGGGTCGGCGTCGTCGTGGGCGCGCGAGGCGCACGTGCCCGCCGTGCACGCCGCGCCCGGGCTCCGGCTCCGGGCGGTGGCCACCCGGGACGCCGCGACGGTCGCGCAGACGGCGGCCGAGCTCGGGGCCGACGTGGGCTACGCCGACGCCCAGGACCTCGTCGACGACCCGTCGGTCGACGTCGTCACCGTCGGGGTGCCGGTCCCGGCCCACCGCGACCTGATCCTGGCCGCCCTGGCCGCGGGCCGGCACGTGGTGACCGAGTGGCCGGTCGGGACGAGCACGGCGCAGACGGCCGAGCTGGCCGCCGCGGCGACGGCCGCCGGGGTCCGGACCGCCGTGGACCTCCAGGCCCGGCTCGCGCCCGCCGCCGTACGGGCCCGTCGCCTGCTCGCCGACGGTGCGCTCGGGCGGGTGACCGCCGTGAGCGTCTACTCCTCGACCGCGGCGTTCGGACCGGTGGTCCCGGCGGGGGCGCGCTACCTCGAGGACCCCAAGAGCGGGATGAACCTCACGACCATCCAGGCGGCCCACACCCTCGACCTCGTGGCGAGCCTGTTCGGCGGGCTGGCGTCGTTCGCCACGCTGCGGACCGTCCAGCACCCCGACGTCACCGTGGCCGGCAGCGACCCCGTCGATCACCTGCGGCGTACGGTCCCCGATCACGTGCTCGTGCAGGGCCGGCTCCTCTCCGGCGCGGCGCTCGCCGTCGAGGTGAGCGGCGGCCGGGCCCCCGAGGCACCGTTCCGCCTCGAGGTCCGCGGCGAACGGGGCAGCCTCGTGCTGAGCGGAGGCGGTCCCCGGGGGTTCCAGGCGAGCCGGCTCCGGCTGGAGCGGGACGGTTCCGTGGAGGTGCTCGACGAGGCCGGGACGCAGGACCTCCCCGACCCGGTGGTGAACGTGGCGCGCGTCTACGCCACGTTCGCGGCCGAGCTCCGGGGCGGGGGGACGGGAGAGAGCGAGAGCGCGCCCGACTTCGACGACGCGCTCCGGCTCGCCCACCTGCTCGACGACCTCGTCCGGTCGGACGAGGAACGGCGCACCGTCGAGCCCCCGGCCCCCTGGCCCCGCTGA
- a CDS encoding YbjQ family protein, with the protein MSNPYGQQPPYGQPGRQQPNPYGQPQHAPYGQQPQQGYGQPQQGGYGQAPQQGYGQYGQQQQWAPPQPQRPTLRHFGMPVLTMDAVPGRETTEVLGPVVSVVARTRELRPDLRNAGVVEGYTAMLTDSRQDAIAKVVDMAREAGADAVVGLRFDCSEITQSLSEVVAYGTAVKLAPAPEPRTEPTA; encoded by the coding sequence ATGAGCAACCCGTACGGCCAGCAGCCCCCCTACGGACAGCCCGGCCGGCAGCAGCCGAACCCGTACGGCCAGCCCCAGCATGCCCCGTACGGCCAGCAGCCGCAGCAGGGCTACGGCCAGCCCCAGCAGGGCGGCTACGGGCAGGCGCCCCAGCAGGGCTACGGCCAGTACGGCCAGCAGCAGCAGTGGGCGCCGCCGCAGCCGCAGCGACCGACGCTGCGCCACTTCGGGATGCCCGTGCTGACCATGGACGCGGTGCCCGGCCGCGAGACCACCGAGGTCCTCGGCCCGGTCGTCTCCGTCGTCGCCCGCACCCGCGAGCTGCGCCCCGACCTGCGCAACGCCGGCGTGGTCGAGGGCTACACCGCGATGCTCACCGACTCGCGCCAGGACGCCATCGCCAAGGTGGTCGACATGGCCCGCGAGGCCGGCGCGGACGCGGTCGTGGGCCTGCGCTTCGACTGCAGCGAGATCACCCAGTCCCTCAGCGAGGTCGTCGCCTACGGCACCGCGGTCAAGCTGGCCCCGGCGCCCGAGCCCCGCACGGAGCCCACGGCCTGA
- a CDS encoding alpha-E domain-containing protein, whose product MMLSRIAESMFWIGRYVERAEDTARLLQTHLRLLVEDSSIEVQASANLLALMSVENVEDPDHTDLLRLLAYDRREPSSIFSCWAAARDNARRAREVIPLDLWECINTTWHQLPSGGFGVARANGFLNWARERSALFGGIARGTMVRDDGWQFLSLGRCLEQADMTSRLVASASVSGGASQWPSVLRGCGGHDAFLRTYRGVHNDASAAEFLIRDARFPRSIMHGLDAASDCLAKLAVGDSAGSGRDQQARRQLGQLRSRLEYADMNDLVDHLDEEMGAVQDVTAAVTELVTRQYFAAEDQQAWVTEGTR is encoded by the coding sequence ATGATGCTCAGCCGCATCGCGGAGTCGATGTTCTGGATCGGGCGCTACGTCGAGCGCGCCGAGGACACCGCGCGCCTGCTCCAGACCCACCTCCGCCTCCTGGTCGAGGACAGCTCGATCGAGGTCCAGGCCAGCGCCAACCTCCTCGCGCTGATGAGCGTCGAGAACGTCGAGGACCCCGACCACACCGATCTGCTGCGCCTGCTGGCGTACGACCGGCGCGAGCCGAGCTCGATCTTCTCCTGCTGGGCCGCCGCCCGCGACAACGCACGACGGGCCCGCGAGGTGATCCCGCTGGACCTGTGGGAGTGCATCAACACGACCTGGCACCAGCTGCCGTCCGGCGGCTTCGGTGTCGCGCGAGCCAACGGCTTCCTCAACTGGGCGCGCGAGCGCAGCGCCCTGTTCGGCGGCATCGCCCGCGGGACGATGGTCCGCGACGACGGCTGGCAGTTCCTCTCGCTGGGCCGCTGCCTCGAGCAGGCCGACATGACCTCGCGGCTGGTGGCGTCGGCGTCGGTCTCGGGCGGCGCGTCGCAGTGGCCGTCGGTGCTGCGCGGCTGCGGCGGGCACGACGCGTTCCTGCGCACGTACCGCGGCGTCCACAACGACGCCTCGGCCGCGGAGTTCCTCATCCGCGACGCCCGCTTCCCTCGCTCGATCATGCACGGGCTGGACGCCGCCTCGGACTGCCTGGCCAAGCTCGCGGTGGGCGACTCGGCCGGCTCGGGCCGCGACCAGCAGGCCCGCCGCCAGCTCGGCCAGCTGCGGTCGCGCCTGGAGTACGCCGACATGAACGACCTGGTCGACCACCTCGACGAGGAGATGGGCGCGGTGCAGGACGTCACCGCGGCCGTCACCGAGCTCGTCACGCGGCAGTACTTCGCCGCCGAGGACCAGCAGGCCTGGGTCACGGAAGGGACGCGATGA
- a CDS encoding circularly permuted type 2 ATP-grasp protein, which produces MPDVLSDYHPGVAFDEMVDASGSVRPSYSAIYATLQQSTPAELKGIAEALASNYTQAGVTFDVGGVERPFPLDLVPRVIAAAEWDTIETGVAQRVRAMEAFLDDVYSDAKVISDGVVPSQLITSSAHFHRVVWGVRPPNGVRIHVAGVDLIRTPEGDVRVLEDNFRVPSGVSYVMTNRTAMITALPDAFANQRIRSVNDYPARLLQSLRRSSPVTDDPNIVVLTPGVYNSAYFEHTLLARTMGVELVEGRDLECRRGKVFMRTTAGLRRVDVIYRRLDDDFLDPVFFRSDSMLGVPGLVNAVRTGGVALANAIGNGVADDKLIYTYVPDLIRYYLHEDPIIANVDTWRLEEDEARAEVLDRLDELVVKPVDGSGGKGIVIGPRATREELDALRARVIADPRGWIAQPVVQLSTVPTLIDDSLRPRHVDLRPFAVNNGDSIYVLPGGLTRVALPEGELVVNSSQGGGSKDTWVLSPSFPRLVEEADAVEAELRAEDGDLAGTVAVEPAESVETVEVARAEVRPQNRPVVPMLVGRPRVDVPSRTAGHRQQEEQQQQAGPDDRRDDEAGAGR; this is translated from the coding sequence ATGCCCGACGTCCTGTCCGACTACCACCCGGGTGTCGCCTTCGACGAGATGGTCGACGCCAGCGGCAGCGTCCGACCCAGCTACAGCGCCATCTACGCGACCCTGCAGCAGTCGACCCCCGCGGAGCTCAAGGGCATCGCGGAGGCGCTGGCCAGCAACTACACGCAGGCCGGCGTCACCTTCGACGTCGGCGGCGTGGAGCGGCCGTTCCCGCTGGACCTCGTCCCGCGCGTCATCGCCGCGGCGGAGTGGGACACGATCGAGACCGGCGTCGCGCAGCGGGTGCGCGCGATGGAGGCGTTCCTGGACGACGTCTACTCCGACGCCAAGGTCATCTCCGACGGGGTCGTGCCGAGCCAGCTGATCACTTCCTCCGCCCACTTCCACCGCGTGGTCTGGGGGGTCCGCCCGCCCAACGGCGTCCGCATCCACGTGGCCGGCGTCGACCTGATCCGGACGCCCGAGGGCGACGTGCGGGTGCTGGAGGACAACTTCCGGGTGCCGAGCGGCGTCTCGTACGTGATGACGAACCGGACGGCGATGATCACCGCGCTGCCCGACGCCTTCGCCAACCAGCGCATCCGCTCGGTCAACGACTACCCCGCCCGGCTGCTCCAGTCGCTGCGCCGGTCCTCGCCGGTCACCGACGACCCGAACATCGTCGTGCTGACCCCCGGCGTCTACAACTCCGCCTACTTCGAGCACACGCTGCTGGCCCGGACCATGGGCGTGGAGCTCGTGGAGGGGCGCGACCTCGAGTGCCGCCGCGGCAAGGTGTTCATGCGCACGACCGCCGGCCTGCGCCGCGTCGACGTGATCTACCGCCGCCTCGACGACGACTTCCTCGACCCGGTCTTCTTCCGCAGCGACTCGATGCTCGGCGTGCCCGGCCTCGTCAACGCCGTCCGTACGGGTGGGGTCGCCCTCGCCAACGCCATCGGCAACGGCGTCGCCGACGACAAGCTCATCTACACCTACGTCCCCGACCTGATCCGCTACTACCTCCACGAGGACCCGATCATCGCGAACGTCGACACCTGGCGGCTGGAGGAGGACGAGGCCCGCGCGGAGGTGCTCGACCGGCTCGACGAGCTCGTGGTGAAGCCGGTCGACGGGTCCGGCGGCAAGGGCATCGTCATCGGCCCGCGGGCGACGCGCGAGGAGCTCGACGCCCTGCGTGCCCGGGTCATCGCGGACCCGCGGGGCTGGATCGCGCAGCCGGTCGTCCAGCTGTCCACCGTGCCGACGCTGATCGACGACTCGCTGCGGCCCCGGCACGTCGACCTGCGGCCGTTCGCCGTGAACAACGGCGACAGCATCTACGTCCTCCCCGGCGGGCTGACCCGGGTCGCGCTGCCCGAGGGCGAGCTCGTGGTCAACAGCAGTCAGGGCGGCGGCAGCAAGGACACCTGGGTGCTCAGCCCGTCCTTCCCGCGCCTGGTGGAGGAGGCGGACGCGGTGGAGGCCGAGCTCCGGGCCGAGGACGGGGACCTGGCGGGCACCGTCGCCGTCGAGCCGGCCGAGTCCGTCGAGACCGTCGAGGTGGCACGGGCCGAGGTCCGGCCGCAGAACCGGCCGGTCGTCCCGATGCTCGTCGGCCGCCCGCGCGTCGACGTCCCCTCGCGCACCGCCGGGCACCGGCAGCAGGAGGAGCAGCAGCAGCAGGCCGGGCCGGACGATCGACGCGACGACGAGGCGGGGGCAGGCCGATGA
- the lysS gene encoding lysine--tRNA ligase: protein MPDELPDLDVSEQRRVRQEKRSRLLDEGRQPYPVSVARTHSLREVRTRWASLATGEETTDVVGVAGRVVFLRNTGKLCFATLQEGLSTADTGVRLQVMLSLAEVGEEALAAWKADVDLGDFVFVSGRVISSRRGELSVFADRWELASKALRPLPNLYTELSEETRVRQRYADLTVREEARQMVLTRAKVTRSIRDTLHRHDFLEVETPVLQLVHGGAHARPFPTHLNAFDVDMTLRIALELYLKRAVVGGVDRVYEMGRIFRNEGVDSTHSPEFTMLEFYEAWGDQKTVADLTRQIILDVADVLGSRQIETPAGVIDLDGEWRWLGVYPGLSEVLGEEVTPRTPLERLREIAAARDVALDPAWGAQKVVMELFAELVEPTLLQPTFVCDYPPVAQPLARPHRSDPDLIEAWDLFIGGVERGTGFSELIDPVIQRERLTAQSLEAAAGDPEAMQLDEDFLDALELGAPPMGGVGLGLDRLIMLFTGVGIRESILFPLLRPS, encoded by the coding sequence GTGCCCGATGAGCTCCCCGACCTCGACGTCTCCGAGCAGCGCCGTGTCCGGCAGGAGAAGCGGAGCCGGCTGCTGGACGAGGGCCGGCAGCCGTACCCGGTCTCCGTGGCCCGTACGCACTCCCTGCGCGAGGTGCGGACGCGCTGGGCCAGCCTGGCCACCGGCGAGGAGACGACCGACGTCGTCGGGGTGGCGGGCCGGGTCGTGTTCCTGCGCAACACCGGCAAGCTCTGCTTCGCCACCCTCCAGGAGGGGCTGTCGACCGCCGACACGGGTGTCCGCCTGCAGGTGATGCTCTCGCTCGCCGAGGTGGGCGAGGAGGCCCTCGCCGCGTGGAAGGCCGACGTCGACCTGGGCGACTTCGTCTTCGTCTCCGGCCGCGTCATCTCCTCCCGCCGGGGCGAGCTCTCCGTCTTCGCCGACCGGTGGGAGCTGGCGTCCAAGGCGCTGCGCCCCCTGCCGAACCTCTACACCGAGCTCTCCGAGGAGACGCGGGTCCGGCAGCGCTACGCCGACCTGACCGTCCGCGAGGAGGCCCGGCAGATGGTCCTCACCCGCGCGAAGGTCACGCGGAGCATCCGGGACACGCTGCACCGCCACGACTTCCTCGAGGTCGAGACGCCGGTCCTGCAGCTCGTGCACGGCGGGGCCCACGCCCGCCCGTTCCCCACGCACCTGAACGCGTTCGACGTCGACATGACGCTGCGGATCGCGCTCGAGCTCTACCTCAAGCGCGCGGTCGTCGGCGGCGTCGACCGGGTGTACGAGATGGGCCGGATCTTCCGGAACGAGGGCGTCGACTCCACCCACAGCCCGGAGTTCACGATGCTCGAGTTCTACGAGGCGTGGGGCGACCAGAAGACGGTCGCGGACCTGACGCGGCAGATCATCCTCGACGTCGCCGACGTGCTCGGCTCCCGGCAGATCGAGACGCCGGCCGGCGTGATCGACCTCGACGGCGAGTGGCGCTGGCTCGGCGTCTACCCCGGGCTGTCGGAGGTGCTCGGCGAGGAGGTCACGCCGCGGACCCCGCTCGAGCGGCTGCGCGAGATCGCCGCCGCCCGCGACGTCGCGCTCGACCCGGCGTGGGGCGCGCAGAAGGTGGTCATGGAGCTGTTCGCCGAGCTCGTCGAGCCGACGCTGCTGCAGCCGACCTTCGTCTGCGACTACCCGCCGGTCGCCCAGCCGCTGGCCCGCCCGCACCGCTCCGACCCCGACCTCATCGAGGCCTGGGACCTGTTCATCGGCGGCGTGGAGCGGGGGACGGGCTTCTCCGAGCTGATCGACCCCGTGATCCAGCGCGAACGGCTCACCGCCCAGTCGCTCGAGGCGGCGGCCGGGGACCCGGAGGCCATGCAGCTCGACGAGGACTTCCTCGACGCCCTCGAGCTCGGGGCGCCCCCCATGGGCGGCGTGGGCCTGGGCCTCGACCGGCTGATCATGCTCTTCACCGGCGTCGGCATCCGCGAGTCGATCCTCTTCCCGCTCCTGCGCCCCTCCTAG